ATGAGACACAGTAATTGCTAAACAGTTAAAAGACAGAAACAGTGAGAAGGCTTATCCAAAACCCTTGGAGATTAAGTGCCTGttacacatttatatttttcCTGCTAAGGGTGCAACTGGAAGCATTATTTTTAACAGTTATGAATTAAGAGTTTAACCAATGAACGAACAGTTATCCTATCCAGACAGTATTTTATTAGCTGTAGCCAAACAAAGAATAACTAAAagcatctgtttttaaaaagatgtcttATTACCATTTGAAAAGTTGGAATCAAGAGTAATCTTTATAACAAGTTTGGAATTCAAAACTTGGGTCAGGATTCAGAGTTATTCAGAGTTTAAACTGACATGCTCACTAGGATAGGGGACAGGCCCTTTTCCTTCCCGGTGTAACTGACTTCTGCTTTTACTAGCAGACATGAGCTATCTAAATAATTAATAGTGTCACtagtggtttaattttttttcaagacaGACTCATATTTAACATATGCACAAGACATTAGCCAAAAATGTGTTCattgaaaaattatatttaaaccaTCACCAGCCATTCCTTGTGGTGTTTTTCTTGACACAAATATAACTAAAGTAGTActgccctgaaggaaaaaagGGTGAAGCACTTAGCCAAACAGCACAAGAACCACATAATTTTTACTTTAATCTTCATCAGGGATGGTCCACTGGTGTTATTTCTCTGAAAAGCAACTgaatagaccagtggttcccaaacttgttccgccgcttgtgcagggaaagcccctggcgggccaggccagtttgtttacctgcagtgtctgcagactcggccgattgcggctcccactggcagcggttcgctgctccaggccagtgggggcttctggaagcggtggccagtatgtcccttggccagcgccgctttcagcagctcccattggcctggagcaatgaaccgcagccagtgggagctgcgatcggctgaacctgaggATGCGGCAAATAAACAAACCGGCTCggcaggggcttttcctgcacaagtggcggaacaaatttgggaaccactggaatagactaaaaataaatctaaacagAGACAAAACTGTAAGAGAAAGTGATTTTGCCCTAAAAGAGAAATACTAAATACTCTATGCTGTCGTACTCCATGTTAAGTGAGAAACAAGAGAGATGACTACTAGCTATTCTCAAATTTGTAGTTTTCTTTTTCGTTATGTGGAAGAGATGCTAGTTTATTCTCCTCTCAATGAGTACATGTCGTTCATTAGCTTTAATTTACTGTACCAGGAGAAGGTGCTGCTGAAACCAGGTATGCCAGCTTTATGACACCTGGGGATTCCCCAGGAAGACTCAGACAGTCTGTGCAGTGGGGCCTATCACAAAGGAACCACACTGGGGGCCAGGATCTGGCCTATAgcttccaaaactcagtgaaagATACTTCAGAATATAAGTCCTACctactttcaaaataaaatactgaTTGGCATATTAATGGGTAATACTTTAGCAAAACGCAAATTCCACCACCCTTATGCACATTTGATAATATCTTTCTTCTGAGACTATTCTCAGAATAAGGTACTAGTCAACATgaataagagtggcagaatctgccTCAGATTACTCAGGCATAAAATATACGAACGCTATGGGCTGACCTTATTCAAATTCATGTTTACTGTATACAAATTAACAGTACATTAAGTGTTTTAACTAAACATAATACCTTAAATTCTGCCTGTTACAAATGGTGCGGTTTTATACTGCATAATATTAACCAACACCACCAAAACTAGTTTTAGGCCCTCGttttaatgtgatttaaaaatactcttctttattaaaaaaaaaaaaaaaaaaaaaaaaaaaaggtgaaccCAAAGACAATCACTCTGCTCATTTTCTGAGTAAGAGtggaagtaaaaaaaaacccagtatatTGAATgccatattatttatttttaaattaagtcgAATGGTGTCAGGTGAGGCAAATTTGAAAAACTTCCCTGGACTTCTAGATGTTTTTCTGTAAGAGAATGTAAAAGAGGACTTTGTAATTCATACAAAAGTGATTAGTTAAGAATTTTAGATATGATCTTTTTAATTCTGCTGCAAATAGCACTAAATAATTGACAACTTATTTTTGGTTACTcttaaataaagggaaaataaatcaCAGTGATTTTAGAAATCCACATGTTATCTGAAGAATACACATGAAAAATTATAGGAAAAGTAGAGGCAGAGGCTTGTCTTCATCTATCAGACAATTAAATTGCAGCGTAAAAGGCAgcaatctttaatatattaattttacacacacacttgtaACTGCTGCTTCACACAATGTACTTATacagtttttcaaaaaaatcaataGGATTTGATTAAATTGTAGTTTCCCCAGCTGAAGAGTAAAACTAAGCAGTAAAAGTTCAATCTactatttaaaaatgattaaagtataAACAACACAGCATGATCAGATTGTTTTCTATAATTAAAAGTAGGTTTAAACAGAGATCACTGTACTAGAAAATCATGTAGACTGTAACAAATCTAGTCAGGCCTATACAGCTTTTCATATAAACCTACCCAGCTCTCCTCCTAGTACAACTGGGTATTTCAAGCACAGGGAGATAAAAATGGATTAAATCTTGCATAACTGATCATTTAATGTAAATGCCCTGAGTTTCATAATATTTTAAGTCATGTGCTATAGAAAACATTCCTGATACAATCCCTTTTTGCCAAAAATGccacactattttttaaaaatataaatatagtaGTATTCCACCAAATTCACATAATCAAGACAAAAACTGTAGTCCTAAAAGTATTCTCACACACTGCAATAAATCTATTCTTTCAACAAGTTTACTTCTGTATAAAAGGATACATTTCAGCATGTATGCCATACAACCAACACACTGCGAACTCAGTCATGTTACAGTTTCGCTGTATTCACTGAAGGAGCTAAATCAATAGTGGGTTTAGGTTTAAAAAATGAGGTGGGGAAGGATAATCTTTATCATCCATAAAGAATTAGCCAAAGGAACCTCACAAGTAGGAATGTCGTTCAAGTCTTTAAACTATTTAATTTCCCCCCtgatcctcccaccccacactttTAGAATCTGTCCAACAGCCtactttcatttttaattcaaaCATCCCAGAATCTATGAGGCTGCTGACATCAATATCACCACAAATTAGCTCTGACACAGTGGAGTTCACCTATGCCTTCTATGAGAAAATAGTGAGTTGTGCTTAGATCCTGTGGATCATATTTTCCCCTATCAAGCACATCACTGTAAGTACTTGGATTTCTATATACTGCaggctatataaataaaatgttgaaaaccCAGTGAGCCACCAAGTACTCAGTTAAAGATGTTTTTAGTTCTCTCTTTAGCACTAATTACTCTAACAGCCCCTCACATATTGTGAAACTACTTTCCTGAAACAATTAGCTTTGAAGAGTAAGGCAGCTAGCAGCAGAACCTAGGTACCAAAAAGACAGACAGCAGTTGATAGGTataagggaggaggcagagaaaatTCATTTCAGAAGACTCGCTAGAGATCCACATGAGAACAggtcagtttcttttttttttttccccccttaccTGAAGTCAGGTGATTCAGCCCTCTCCCAATTACTCCTTCCTTTTCCAATATctacatggattttttttgtttttgtttgtttgtttttggaggCAACACCTCTTGACTGCAACTGACCAGAGAAACTGTGCCTAATGAGAtatacatttccattttttccttcttcGTTTATGGTCTTTGgcctcttttctccttttttacctTTCCCATTACCCATTATCCCCTAATGTCTTCTAGCATTGGACATATTAGCAGATCCAGGGCATAACAACAAAAGCACTACCAACGTTAGGACCAGCAAGGCCTGAAAAAGTGTACACAACTTTCTAGCTCCAGGCCTACTACACAGGATGAAACACTAAACCATACTATGTCCCACAGAGCCGAATCTGCATCTGAGAGGAATAGCACAGTTATGTAGTGGATTTAATTGTAACATTGCCAATGTAATGGTTTTGGAAGTTAATTTTTTACTAGGGCAGGATGAACTATATGAAGTATTTATTAGTAGTTGTGCAGAAAGTTTCACTGGTATTTATGGCATATATTTGAACCAGTCACACATCACAAAATGCATTATTCAGTGAAGTTAACTGAAAAACATATTTAGTGAATACTATTCACCCAACCAAATACTATTACCTCAACCATGTTTAATACATTTCCCCCCAGATTTCACCTCCCTTTTTCTGTAAGAGACCAAGGTGCATCTTCTCAATTGCCTATAtccatttcctctttcttttcaaCTGATTCCTCCACTTCAGCATGATTTCTGACTCTTCCACTGCAACTAATACCTACAGCTCATCTTTCTTGATGTTCAGAAATTTCATAAGCAGCAGAGGAGTGAaagtgaggagagattaataagactaggacttttcagcttggaaaagagacaactaagcggagagatgatagaggtctataaaatcatgaccagtgtggagaaaataaataaggaagtgttatttactccttctcagaacacaagaactaggggtcaccaaatgaaattaataggcagcaggtttaaaactaacaaaaggaaatatttcttcacataatgcacagtcaacctgtggaactctttgccaggggatggtgtgaaggccaagattataacagggttcaaaaaagtactagattcatttatggaggataggttcacTAATGGATATTAGCCataatgggcaggaatggtgtccctatcttctgtttgccagaagctggaaatgggcaactgGGGATGGAagacttgatgattacctgttctgttcattccctctgaagtacctggcactggccactgttggaagacaggatactactggactttggtctgccccagtacggccgttcttatgACTTGTCAGTTTTCCTGCTTCCGCAAGCCTTCTGAACATCAGTAGCTGAAAAGCTGCTGTGCTACAGCTTGGGAAGCTTTGAGGAGTAGCAGAAGCAAAGGAGCACACTGTCTGCAGGCTGAGGAATACAGTACTGCATCAGTTACACCCAGTTCACATTTGGAAGACTATTTTCATAACCATAAGGTTTAGAATTTTCTTAATTTAAAGTTAAGATTCTGCAGAAAACTGACAGCATTCACCTTCAAAAGCTTTATACTCAACATGGGCAAATGGACTTTTCCAAGTCCTGATTACCACTGATCCCCCTGTAAGAAAGTATACTAAGaggttgaaatatttttaaaattgccttaCACCAATTCAAGACTGCAAGCCTAGGGACCAAGTCAGCATTAAGTGTTTTCATTAAACAACATCATTAAATACCATTTGACCAGAAGAGAAGCTTAACTTTCCTTCCCACATATGTTTAATCAATACTTAACAGATTAACTATGCCACAAACAAAGAGGACCTGTCTACACAAGACcctatgccagcataaccctctagtgaatcatagaatatcagggttggaagggatctcaggaggtcatctagtccaaccccctgctcaaagcaggaccaatccccaatttttgccccagatccctaaatggcccttcaaggattgaactcaaaaccctgggtttagcaggccaatgctcaaaccactgagctatccctcccctacaTGCAGCATACATCAATAGAAGGTGTTTGTCTGCCGGTGTAGGAACATCACCTCATCAAATGACATTAACTATGCCAAAAGAAtcactcttctgtcagcatagctgcgGCTACACtgtaaagtgagctgtagctcacgaaagcttatgctcaaataaatctgttagtctctaaggtgccacaagtactccttttctttttgcgaatacagactaacacggctgctactctgaaaactgtgtttTTTGTCGCACAGCTATGTCACTAGGGTTGTGTAGTCTTTTCACATCCATGACTGACAAAGTGATGCTGGTATAAGTTTTAAAAGTAGACCAAGCCATAGACTAAAATACTGACAAAGCACTTTTTTGGAACACAAGTTTAGCTATTCTCCTCTTCCACCCCATCAACATAGTAAGTACAGTCAAAATTCCAACCTTGATCTAAAGGAACCAGATTCTCTAGAAATAAGGAGAGTAAAAGCTTCTTGGCAACTATTTCTGTGACAGGTGACCAGCCTCGCtatattttttttacctttgGCAAGTCTTGTCTATAAAGTATCAATTTTTAAACCAGCAAAAGCTTGGACTACACACCTATGTCAACACTTAAGAAACAGAATTTCTATTATTTTAACAGCACTGTGCCTAAAACTCATTAGAGACTaaaggacaattttaaaaaacaaaacagtgaaacagtctcattttcaattgaaaaacaaaacaaaacacagtaaaGACCATATTTCTGGGAATGGATTCACAATTTTAGTAGTCTATTTAAAATCAGAGTAAGAAAGCATTTTATCCTTACCTCCCCCCAGACTGCATCTGGATGTTTGAGGTTTACTGACAAAAATCCAGCTACTGATTTCAAAAgttccctttcccttctctgtCTGAATTAAATTcatttggggggaaattcctcATCTCAAAGTACGAAGAAAAAAAGAGTTAATGACAGGTAAGGAAGTTCTGTGGGAAGTGAGAATGTCAGCACTTTTAAATAAACCATTTGTCATTTGAACAATGATGGATTACCAGTTTTGTTCTAAAGATGTCACTGGTCACGGCTAATGTCTGGCTACAACCCTATAGCTTTTTTCTGGCAGGGTGGATAACAAAAAcgataatttattttaaaaaattgatttcttattaaattaaatacaagttaatttaactatttaaaattaaatttgaaagtgACAACCTATATTAAGGCCTACATCTAttcaaatcatttaaattaagtaCAAAAAATATTAAGGAGTAGGTTTGCtgccaaattttaaagaaagtcagaccactgaactggaaccagagtttgctgaagtgctaaatcagctttcaacagcagtagcctcttctgcaggtccAGAGAGACTATTCAGTTTAATCAGCTAGTTCgattcaatgactagttcatgtaaagttaagaaaccaactgggagttgaaaaagcagaaaaatggttttcctcttccaaactatgaataaaaactaggtgtgagaggatgagcTCTACTAGTTTTAAAATCCTGAAGAACATGGtgatcagaaacaatcagtttAGGTCACAAACTACAGATTATACTTTGTTTAATAAAccagtttgttttaaatgcatgttgttaaacttttttttcttatgtatgtATGAACacttttaaggtagttttatttaaaaaaaaaattaaaatgccacTTTAGGGCATTTTtaactgaatttgaatttccatccaaattaGCTTCTGTGATAGATGTgcatcctcctggttagcaaaaagcaggatggataaaaatcaatgattttttttttaatcagatttttttgataaaatgctttttgacaaaaaaaacctatctaaagatagttttaattaagatacattatagctcaaagatatctaatcatggaatagggattataaattctaattctatagtatgagacaatatattcatgtaatgattaagaaaagttttgtaaataagttccaatagttcatggattagggacccaatcttatggagttccaggggcttctctatagattatttaggttaatctttctatctacctttCTAGACTCAGACTAGAAGAtatcatcagagatgcttagttctgcatttctcaaactgtggatttgtgtctccagatataacatgcttgttaacagcaaaaaatattttaaaataaataaataaataaataatagaggtgagaaataacagacctcaaccctattatccctctgcaaatttgtgtacccTTACCCTTAATCccttaaaagtgcaaagtttcaaaaagttcaatgaatagaagattgtttggggaggaatagatctggacaaggagaagaagtctggagataaatgtgagaagggagggacaggcagtagaaacaaaagttaaactgtttgagcagcatattccagaagtcttgaggtctttctgagtgtagccttcattgatttgaggtctaccataccattctctcactaaaaggaaaaacctataatggcagcaggccgtaaaagagacccagtttgggaatattttaatgaagttcttctacctgtgggtaagacaggcatgcatgcaaaatgcaaaaagtgaaacaaagaaatgcaaggcctggttgccgaatgaaacaacatcatgagaagtgttccttctcagaagGAAGCTGccatgaagatgatgaaaggaacatgtctgaacatgcaggctCTTCAGATTggtaacaaccaacaagaatgcacttttatatagaaatccatgattaaattcaATCTTCctaactagtgatttaaatcatgatttaaatcaatttgatttaaatcaaatccaccctggcaaaaagaagcaccaaatttattgtgaaggctatatttagttccaaacaacatgttttaatggttccAACGAAGGAGAATCAACCTCTCTTCAGGCAAATAACTAGACAGTACAAATGCAAAATccaattaaaatcagtgatttaaaatcaCTTTGATTTAGCTCAATCCACCCTGTCTTCTGTTATGGGTCCCATCCGTCAAGGGGCTCCACTGGAGCTTTGTATGGAGTTTGATTAGTGAAATACAGTatttcccaatggaaaattttaaacaCATTGCTCAAGTCTGCCTCATAATAGCAACAGCAACAAATATGAAATGCTGCTCTTTTTAGTTAATTTGGACTAGATACATTCTACACACAAATTACTAGAAAAGAACATTAAAGCAGCTAACCTAGTGACAAAAATATAATACATAAAAACGGTGAAATAAATACATCCAACTAATGCATTTCTCATTAACATATTTAAATGTGAACTATTCATAACAACCAAACTGTAGTCATTCTTAACTTCACCCTGTaatataaaagtgaaaaaaaaaatccactaatgatgcagaaaaaaaaGGGTGGTCTGACAATGTACACAGCGTTAATTTATAGATTATTATTTCCATGTGGATCTTTACAGTGGGATTTTTCTACACTTGTCTACTGAAGTTAAAATCTCAAATTTGAaagctttgtttttcttatttgatTACATATTGGTTTTATAATGGTTACCATAAAATGCAACATATGATCATTTTTAACGTGCAAGGAAATTAGAAGTCTTAGGGGCTACCACCACAAAATACTTTAATTAAACTTATCAAAAGGAATAATACAAATATTCCTCTAAATATTCAAAGTTCAGTATTTCCATTCTGGTATAATTCTAGTTCTCTGAAATTTCTATAATTCAGGTTCTGTACGCTACAAATTGCTGTAAATCTCTAACAAAGAAAAagacatttatgattttaaaaaaatccagaactgCCAAGGTATTCCAGGAACAAAGTTGGTAAAAGGGTCACTTCCTGAAGCATCTATACATTcttgaaaaaccaaaaaaactaTGATAAGCAATTTATAATAAGTCTATTTCATTGTGAATGGAAAAGGTGTAGCTTTGAAAGCTGTATTTGTACACCAGTAAGATCTCCAGCCACTAACTTGTAACTAGCAGAAAACTAACACAGTATTaaaatcaaaaattaaaaaaaaaaaaaaaatcagaaatatggTTTTCTTCATAAAAAGtattagaggggtagccgtgtttgcCACTTTTACTGATCCAGAttaagagtcctgtggcaccttttaGACTAAcaagacgtattggagcataagctttcgtgggtgaatacccacttcatcagtattcacccacgaaagctcaggctccaatacatctgttagtctataaggtgccacaggactctttggaGCTTTCATAAAAAGTGTTTATGCATAAAGCCAATGGTTGTAGATTTCTAAAACAGACTACAGAAAAACTCAGTGAAAGCTGACAATTCATTGAGACAGATACCTCAAGCAAATGTTCCTATGAATACATACTATGTAAGAAATAAAGAACTACAGAAGCCATACCACTTAAAGATAGGTGTTCCTACAAAGGTTAGGTCAAGCACCTGTGCTGTGAATGGGTAAGGAGGAAACGGATGGCTGCTCACTGAAAAAATTTGGGAAAAAATTGGCACTACCATACGTCTCTCATCCAGGAGTGGAATGTGTTATTTCCCAGCCATTACAGACCTTAATTCAAGAatacagataattttttttaaatggccatcGCAAAATAACTTTTGGAGTGTTAGTATCAATTTtaacaaaatgattatttttatttgtgaatcAAAATGTTCCCCTGATTCAGTTCCATAGTTAAATTTGCAAACCTGGATTGCCAGATGCAGCTGAATCTTACTGCAAATATCTTTacctcaggggtgggcaaactttttggcccgagggccacattggggttgcaaaactgtatggaggaccgggtagggaaggctgtgcctccccaaacagcctggccccacaccctatctgacccctcccacttcccaccccctgactgcccccctcagaacccccaagccatccaacctccctgctctttgtccccttactgccccctcctgggacccccaccccccGGATTCCACCCCCTAGCCAatgccccttgctccctgtcccctgactgccccaacccctatccacatgACTGCTCCCTGACtgaccccctgggactcccatgcctttccaaccctccctgttccccgtcccccgACTGCCCACCCCAGAatctccgccccatccaactgcccccttacaggccccccaggactcccacacctatccaaccgccccctgctccctgtctgcttCCCAGGACCTCCTGGCCCCCTTaccagagcagcatgtctggcagctgcaccacccggccagagccagacacactgccgCGCTGCCCCGCAGGAGCGTGCAGCCCGGTCGCCCACAGGGCTGCCCTCAAGGCGGCATGGCTACGGGGAAGGGgccacagtgggggaggggccggaggctagcctccccggccaggagctcaagggccaggcaagaTGGTCCCACGAGCCGGacgtggcccgcaggccatagtttgccaacTTCTACCTTATTTTTTATATGTTGCTATTAAACAAACAACTGCTATGGATTTCAAACTTGGAATTTTGCTGTCCTGTGTACTGTACAATAAATACAATACCAAGATAAACCTAGTTCAACTTAAAATCTAACTCTACAAACTTTCCCAGCAAGCAAATTATTTTTGTGATGAACATTCAGAGTAATactgaaaagaaagaagagaggataTAATTATTAAACCCCTAATTCCTGAAAGTAAAATGGCTTTTCCATATGCTTACAAATTGGTCTGAATCATTTTGTGTAGTAGATCTCTATTGAGTCTTCATATTTTCCCCTTATGTAATCTATTATAGTGTGCTTTATAAACAGGATGCCAGTAATTTTCTTACACCCACAGATGAAcaaataaaattacttttcttcTATACTGTGTACGTGAAATGAAGTCTGCTATGAAAACCATAGGTTACAAATGACAGAGAAAAGATGACCAACTTTAAAGAAAAGTCAgctcatttaaattacaatgctGAATAGCtatatttctaatattttaataaaattaaaaataaaactactctTACCTCAAATAGCCATTAGAGAAAACAGGTCTGCCAGAAAAGTTCAGGTTTCCCAAGGGGGTCATATTGTCATCCCCAGATCCCTGGCACCTATTCCAATTTTCTGAACCAGCAGGAAGAGATGGAATGACATTAAAAACTGGTTTCTGATCCTGCTGTTGAGAGAGAGCTGCGGTATTCAAGTCATAATGATATAACTGTCCTCCAGAAGTACTGACACCATGGACAGAAATGGCAGACATTTTATTACCCATTAGGTTAGACCCAGAAAAATTAGCTTGACAATAAACTGGGCCCATTTTCTCTTGTTTTATTACCCCGGGGGTGCAGAGTTCAATGAAGTCTTCCTTTTCTGTCTTCACTTGAGGCATCTGCATTTTGGGGCTGGGTGAAAGATCTCCACGCTCATTAATTTGAGGCTTAGTGTCTGGTAAAATGGGAGGCTTGCAATCTTCACTTGCATTTCCTTCAAGGAGAAATGCCTCATCTGCAGTCATAGGAGACAACAAATCCCCTTCATCTAGCAATGGGTCCAGTCTCCAGGGGCTCCCATTTGGTTCCTTACCTGGTGACACTGGTGGCAATTCTAAATCCTGCAGAATATCAAAGGTGCTTTGGTCTTCAGAAAACAATTTCAAGTTGCCACCATTAGTGCCAGCCTGGCCTATAGGGAGACTGCTGTTAGCCATAATTGGGAAATCTTGCTCAAGGGGCACCCCGACAGATATTGTCCCCTTTGAGCCCTCTGCCAGGCTTGAGGACTTGTTCAAGCTTGCAATGCTTTCTTCCAAGAGCCTGAAGTCTGTTTCCCCAGAAGAGATGCCAATTTGGCTCTGCTGTGGAAATCCAAGTTCGTTTCCCATCACTTTTGACTCTGTCTCCCCCATATAGAGTCCCATTGAAAGCAACACTGCCTTTGAAAGATCCGGCTGAGGCGCATTGCTTACTAGTCCTTTTGAGAAGTCACCCAAAACAGACTGCTGTTTAGAATCCGACTGAGAAGACGCAGGCAGGGGAGATGTAGATGCAGGAGCCCTGACAGTAGCTCCACCCCTGAAGGTTGGATGAAAGTCCATCACAGTCCTTCCTTTGTCGCTGAAGTGCACATTTTTTCCTGCTTCCTCCCCATCCGAGGGGCTTAGTGATTCTTTGGGGTCCATTATTTTAACACTGGCTATTAAAAGAAGAAAGATATTTGTGCAGTTAGCACAGTAGTAAATGTTTTTCACAACACAAGAAACCCAGATTAGCAGCATGGTGAATCTAGTTTAGCCACAGCAGACTGATTTTACACAAGCCTAACATTTCTTGATGTCAGTGAACAAATTTGATTGCTGGTAACTACAACATTGACtatatttaaaagcttttttgaACTCTGGTTCTGTGGTAATAGCAGGCAAACTGActtttccccctgccctccctcaggATTAATTTTTCACAATTCCACCTATCTCATCTGTCCAATTGAAGGAATATCAGATTAATAATGTCTTTAATTACGTTAAAATTGCttatgtgtgtttttttaaaaccgtAATTAGGCTTGCAATGCACTTTTCTTTGTTAGAAGACAATATATTATTACAACCTCCCTTTCCAAATCAATCTCTCCTTTTTCTGGAGAATTCAGATGCATCTGCTGGCATGGGTAAATCAATGTTAGAATTCTCCAACTGCTTCCCCACAAATTCCCCACTGCCTGACTAGACACACAACCCAATTGTATTACTACCACTCTCTGA
This genomic window from Dermochelys coriacea isolate rDerCor1 chromosome 8, rDerCor1.pri.v4, whole genome shotgun sequence contains:
- the NR3C1 gene encoding glucocorticoid receptor, which translates into the protein MDPKESLSPSDGEEAGKNVHFSDKGRTVMDFHPTFRGGATVRAPASTSPLPASSQSDSKQQSVLGDFSKGLVSNAPQPDLSKAVLLSMGLYMGETESKVMGNELGFPQQSQIGISSGETDFRLLEESIASLNKSSSLAEGSKGTISVGVPLEQDFPIMANSSLPIGQAGTNGGNLKLFSEDQSTFDILQDLELPPVSPGKEPNGSPWRLDPLLDEGDLLSPMTADEAFLLEGNASEDCKPPILPDTKPQINERGDLSPSPKMQMPQVKTEKEDFIELCTPGVIKQEKMGPVYCQANFSGSNLMGNKMSAISVHGVSTSGGQLYHYDLNTAALSQQQDQKPVFNVIPSLPAGSENWNRCQGSGDDNMTPLGNLNFSGRPVFSNGYLSPGVRSDVSSSPSTTSTATGPPPKLCLVCSDEASGCHYGVLTCGSCKVFFKRAVEGQHNYLCAGRNDCIIDKIRRKNCPACRYRKCLQAGMNLEARKTKKKIKGIQQSNVTAARDASESPVSKSIVPASLPQLTPTLVSLLEVIEPEVLYSGYDSTLPDSTWRIMSTLNMLGGRQVVAAVKWAKAIPGFRNLHLDDQMTLLQYSWMFLMAFALGWRSYKQSNGNLLCFAPDLIINEQRMNLPCMYDQCKHMLMVANELSRLQVSYEEYLCMKTLLLLSTIPKEGLKSQALFDEIRMTYIKELGKAIVKREGNSSQNWQRFYQLTKLLDSMHDVVENLLSFCFQTFLDKSMSIEFPEMLAEIISNQIPKYSNGNIKKLLFHQK